A window of the Sardina pilchardus chromosome 21, fSarPil1.1, whole genome shotgun sequence genome harbors these coding sequences:
- the cplx2b gene encoding complexin-2, translated as MDFVMKQALGGATKDMGKMLGGEEEKDPDAQKKEEERQEALRQQEEERKAKHTRMEAEREKVRQTIRDKYGLKKKEEKEAEEKAAMEQACEGSLTRPKKAIPPGCGDEDEEDDESILDTVLKFLPGPLQDMFKK; from the exons ggGCCACCAAAGACATGGGGAAGATgctgggtggggaggaggagaaggacccCGACGCacagaagaaggaggaggagaggcaggaggccctgaggcagcaggaggaggagcggaaGGCCAAGCACACCCGCATGGAGGCCGAGAGGGAGAAAGTACGGCAGACCATTAGGGACAAG TACGGCctgaagaagaaagaggagaaagaggccgAGGAGAAGGCGGCCATGGAGCAGGCGTGCGAGGGCTCGCTGACACGTCCGAAGAAAGCCATCCCCCCCGGGTGCGgagacgaggacgaggaggacgatgaGAGCATCCTGGACACCGTCCTGAAATTCCTGCCCGGACCGCTGCAGGACATGTTCAAGAAGTAA
- the thoc3 gene encoding THO complex subunit 3 produces MASQYYQDMQEHFKNNNKSREFPAHSAKVHSVAWSCDGRRLASGSFDKTASVFVLEKDRLVKENNYRGHGDSVDQLCWHPTNPDLFVTASGDKTIRIWDVRTTKCMATVSTKGENINICWSPDGQTIAVGNKDDVVTFIDAKTHRSRAEEQFKFEVNEISWNNDNDMFFLTNGSGCINVLSYPELKPIQSINAHPSNCICIKFDPTGKYFATGSADALVSLWDVEELVCVRCFSRLDWPVRTLSFSHDGKMLASASEDHFIDIAEVETGEKLWEVQCESPTFTVAWHPKRPLLAYACDDKEGKYDSNREAGTVKLFGLPNDS; encoded by the exons ATGGCGTCGCAGTACTACCAAGACATGCAAGAGCACTTTAAGAATAACAATAAAAGTCGTGAATTTCCTGCTCACAGTGCCAAAGTGCATTCAGTTGCTTGGAGTTGCGATGGCAGGAGACTTGCGTCAGGATCTTTCGACAAAACAGCGAGCGTATTCGTCTTGGAGAAAGACCGGTTG GTTAAGGAGAACAACTACAGAGGTCATGGAGATAGCGTAGATCAACTGTGCTGGCACCCGACTAACCCAGATCTGTTCGTGACTGCCTCCGGAGACAAGACCATCAGGATCTGGGATGTCAGGACCACCAAGTGCATGGCAACAGTCAGCACAAAAG GGGAAAATATAAACATATGTTGGAGCCCAGATGGACAGACCATTGCTGTTGGAAACAAAGATGACGTGGTCACCTTCATTGACGCAAAAACTCATCGGTCCAGAGCTGAAGAGCAGTTCAAGTTTGAGGTGAACGAAATCTCCTGGAACAACGACAACGATATGTTTTTCTTGACCAACGGAAGTGGCTGCATCAACGTTTTAAG CTACCCTGAGCTCAAGCCCATCCAGTCCATCAACGCCCACCCCTCCAACTGCATCTGCATCAAGTTCGACCCCACTGGGAAGTACTTTGCCACGGGCAGCGCAGATGCCCTCGTCAGCCTTTGGGACGTggaggagctggtgtgtgtgcggtgcttCTCACG ACTGGACTGGCCGGTGCGAACCCTCAGCTTTAGCCACGATGGGAAGATGCTGGCCTCCGCGTCCGAGGACCACTTCATCGACATCGCCGAGGTGGAGACAG GAGAGAAGCTGTGGGAGGTGCAGTGTGAGTCCCCCACGTTCACAGTGGCCTGGCACCCCAAGCGCCCCCTGTTGGCGTACGCGTGCGACGACAAGGAGGGCAAGTACGACAGCAACAGAGAGGCTGGCACTGTCAAGCTCTTTGGACTGCCCAATGACTCCTGA